One window from the genome of Hippocampus zosterae strain Florida chromosome 7, ASM2543408v3, whole genome shotgun sequence encodes:
- the LOC127604979 gene encoding H-2 class I histocompatibility antigen, alpha chain-like — MIQRMEGCEWDDETGEVDGWDQFSYDGEDFISLEWKTMRWIAANPQAFITKNKWERLDGFKEYKKRYVTEICSADLKTYVSNGRDYLMRTELPTVSLLQKTPSSPVTCFATGFYPLTSDLFWRKDGEQLYEDVEMDQTLPNHDGTFQTAVHLKVEAAPDAEAKYECVFRLAGVEEAIVVKLDGKNILSNVRDAEEEQVKMVVAIAVTLGVLALLAAGVAAFPRFLAKRRRNRQARYSAAVLQSIGSFSNLFFVTHFTTLEELINLALVLDNRMRERERERGHVRFQPPLLPMSSSGRPDQSITLVPGLSPLRESLCSWEEDVWGQRRDGDGFVTRPVSTADNKDIESLTV, encoded by the exons ATGATCCAGCGGATGGAGGGCTGTGAATGGGATGACGAGACTGGTGAGGTGGATGGTTGGGATCAGTTCAGCTATGATGGAGAAGACTTCATCTCATTGGAGTGGAAAACGATGAGATGGATCGCAGCCAATCCACAAGCGTTCATCACAAAGAACAAGTGGGAACGATTGGACGGCTTCAAAGAATACAAGAAGAGATACGTCACAGAGATTTGCTCTGCTGACTTGAAGACGTACGTGAGCAATGGGCGGGACTACCTGATGAGAACAG AGCTTCCGACGGTGTCTCTCCTCCAGAAGACGCCTTCCTCTCCGGTCACCTGCTTCGCGACGGGTTTCTACCCCCTCACATCGGATCTTTTCTGGAGGAAGGACGGCGAGCAGCTGTACGAGGACGTGGAGATGGACCAGACGCTCCCCAACCACGACGGAACCTTCCAGACCGCGGTCCACCTGAAAGTGGAGGCGGCGCCCGACGCGGAGGCCAAGTACGAATGTGTGTTCCGGCTGGCCGGCGTCGAGGAAGCCATCGTCGTTAAGTTGGACGGCAAAAACATCCTGAGCAACGTGCGCGACGCAG aagaagaacaagtcaAGATGGTGGTGGCCATCGCTGTCACGTTGGGGGTCCTGGCTCTGCtggcggcgggggtggcggcCTTTCCTAGGTTCCTTGCCAAGCGTCGCCGGAACAGACAAG CCCGATACTCTGCAGCAGTTCTGCAGAGTATCGGTTCTTTCAGCAACCTGTTCTTTGTGACACATTT CACTACCTTGGAGGAGCTCATTAACCTGGCCCTCGTactggacaaccgcatgcgagaACGAGAGCGGGAACGGGGTCATGTCAGGTTCCAGCCCCCACTGCTACCCATGAGTTCTTCCGGCCGTCCGGACCAGAGCATCACCCTGGTGCCAGGGCTGTCGCCGCTGAGGGagagcctatgcagctgggaggaGGACGTGTGGGGCCAGAGGAGAGACGGCGACGGATTCGTGACCAGGCCTGTTTCTACTGCGGACAACAAGGACATCGAGTCGCTGACTGTCTGA